Proteins encoded within one genomic window of Girardinichthys multiradiatus isolate DD_20200921_A chromosome 21, DD_fGirMul_XY1, whole genome shotgun sequence:
- the LOC124858091 gene encoding microtubule-associated protein 4 isoform X11: MSSLSDQQPGSPFSEYSELCKVPPSMPVQGWDWRHSSGMEKGTPEGVVMSAGPMSAGLKDEDKLCFFEQPGTGSMDAALKVPSRGGGISSSTSMGNTSLGSAGESPDSPLSSSPSPSPASPGRLPSALGSTRTCLSPVPGSPTKHIELSSSTSAIPSDSVEVSLTGATVCKDPLDDPWSKSSFSESSLKFAMPQMAPNPSIIGKVNDNPLKMDDKIVIEAGVDVAEQKLFEGSSGNSSEENEAEEDELEPCFTGRAQQQRKAMRRAMSECSHLSVPSSLALPDKYPLGDGPESTQLPSPMGGPRRSQHSMKRSLTVAEDQPLTPPPTLSAAGATHLDLRQAPPEPQLCLSLLPHLKDQSVGFPLSPLEVTLEDLKPGRELEKIVLPVPLSLKGYSSEDILPTPTVGSLTEEKSTSVHDHPKDIEFYGTEVKQEISTNKGKGFDAGNIETMTWSIDDLATGGCISLDFNSNTNPFIAMDVKSDKSEITEKENKQEDGVKKVDPLDVLNKAEHGSVKVKFTTNESLVKEENEVEKGKEKANSQEEEKVEEEKQADKTKETEKQAERVDEQKETEKVKEKEREKEETVQQTDEKEDKKPKLEDSPVKVEMTEKVEIIDKVENKGDNVEKTNNNEKFKEEKKVENKHDEKAENLEKVDKNEMFKEEEEKVEHVDRHDKDQVSKGKEKAENKTIEIAEKTEIKDDKEQRKVETTSEQQPALVKLDPTDHKMETKTYVEVKPQAAAEKEKADTGEAKEMEKEDEAAMPLEKPAVKEAQKIEKGETQDQKTLEKKDSKKEKAVKADGDKAKKPLKAATNGGSSTASKDLTTADRKTKPTAGATRPAGAAKTAPAGGSATAANKRPTPTSTSSTTDKKTTTLKTASTVTAGPKRPPASSTSRPSSQPSTTTGTRDVKPKSITERRPLVPKSSMSQTASGPATKNGTASTAASKTASSVRTAVSTRTTTNASAKKPLASKTDSKPGEEKKPTTVRTSTADSTKPKPTTTTSRSTPFTTAASRTRTTAAKPATLSPSTATAPERKPLVTRTTRPATSASSTTTSTTSRPMARPGTAPAPDIRNVRSKIGSTDNIKHQPGGGKVSSASQKRGVTSKESSQGKVQIVSKKLDFSHVTSRLGSKDNMKHVPGGGNVQILNKKVDVSKVTSKYGSKDNIKHKPGGGVMKIESHKVNIREKAQPKVGSLDNVSHSPGGGNAKAEGPQETEGSGTPMIGNLTPAQGPEPGPGETPNAQENGLKDGAPSDGEGLQEPQALDSQMPETSI; encoded by the exons ATGTCTTCTCTCTCCGATCAGCAACCTGGCTCTCCTTTCTCAGAGTACAGTGAGCTGTGTAAGGTGCCACCCTCCATGCCGGTTCAGGGCTGGGATTGGCGGCACTCTTCAGGCATGGAGAAGGGCACCCCAGAGGGCGTGGTGATGAGTGCTGGACCTATGTCAGCTGGACTTAAAGATGAAGACAAACTATGCTTCTTTGAACAGCCAGGCACAGGCAGCATGGATGCAGCCCTGAAGGTGCCTAGCAGAGGTGGGGGTATCTCTAGCAGCACATCTATGGGTAACACTTCCCTGGGTAGTGCAGGGGAAAGCCCCGACAGCCCTCTCTCCTCTTCGCCATCTCCGTCCCCAGCATCCCCAGGTCGACTACCTTCTGCTCTAGGCAGCACCAGGACCTGCCTGTCACCGGTTCCTGGATCTCCTACCAAACATATAGAGCTCTCATCATCCACAAGTGCTATCCCTTCAGACTCAGTTGAAGTCTCTCTGACAGGGGCTACAGTATGCAAAGACCCTCTGGATGATCCATGGAGCAAATCCAGTTTTTCTGAATCCAGCCTAAAGTTTGCCATGccccagatggcccctaatccTTCCATCATTGGAAAAGTGAATGACAATCCTCTAAAGATGGATGACAAGATTGTGATTGAAGCCGGGGTTGACGTTGCAGAGCAAAAGCTATTTGAGGGCTCCTCAGGCAATAGCAGTGAAGAGAATGAGGCTGAGGAAGATGAGTTGGAACCCTGTTTCACTGGGCGGGCTCAGCAACAGAGGAAAGCAATGAGGCGAGCAATGTCTGAGTGCTCCCACTTGTCAGTACCCTCAAGTCTAGCGCTGCCTGATAAATACCCACTTGGAGATGGGCCAGAATCTACCCAACTGCCATCACCAATGGGTGGCCCTCGCCGCTCACAGCACTCCATGAAGCGCTCACTGACTGTTGCAGAAGATCAACCACTAACACCACCACCTACCCTTTCAGCAGCTGGTGCCACACATCTTGATTTGCGCCAAGCCCCACCTGAGCCCCAGCTCTGCCTGTCTTTGTTGCCCCATCTGAAGGACCAAAGTGTTGGCTTTCCTCTCTCACCATTAGAGGTCACACTAGAGGACCTGAAGCCGGGGAGGGAACTGGAAAAAATTGTTCTTCCAGTGCCCCTCAGCCTCAAAGGGTACAGTAGTGAAGACATCTTACCTACACCAACTGTTGGCTCATTAACTGAAGAAAAATCTACTTCCGTACATGATCATCCTAAAGATATTGAGTTTTATGGAACTGAAGTTAAACAAGAAATAAGCACAAACAAAGGAAAAGGCTTTGATGCTGGTAACATAGAGACTATGACTTGGAGCATTGATGACCTTGCAACTGGCGGCTGCATTAGCCTGGATTTCAACTCCAACACAAACCCCTTCATCGCAATGGATG TTAAATCTGACAAGTCAGAGATAACAGAGAAGGAGAACAAACAGGAGGACGGCGTGAAGAAGGTGGACCCGTTGGATGTCTTGAACAAAGCTGAGCACGGGAGCGTGAAGGTTAAATTCACAACTAATGAAAGTCTAGTCAAAGAGGAGAATGAGGTAGAAAAGGGCAAGGAGAAAGCAAACAGTCAGGAAGAAGAAAAGgttgaagaagaaaaacaagcagACAAAACAAAGGAGACGGAGAAGCAGGCAGAAAGGGTGGATGAGCAAAAGGAAACAGAGAAggtaaaagagaaagagagggaaaaaGAGGAAACTGTTCAGCAGACGGATGAAAAGGAAGACAAAAAACCCAAGCTAGAAGACTCACCTGTGAAAGTGGAAATGACAGAGAAGGTGGAGATAATCGACAAGGTGGAGAACAAAGGTGATAATGTGGAGAAGACcaacaacaatgagaaatttAAAGAGGAAAAGAAAGTGGAGAACAAACACGATGAGAAAGCAGAAAATTTGGAAAAGGTGGACAAAAACGAGATGttcaaagaggaagaggagaaagtaGAACACGTAGATAGACATGACAAAGACCAGGTTTccaaagggaaagaaaaagcagaaaacaaaacaattgaaATAGCAGAAAAAACAGAGATTAAGGACGACAAAGAGCAGCGCAAGGTGGAAACAACTTCAGAGCAACAGCCAGCACTCGTCAAGCTTGACCCGACTGATCACAAGATGGAGACGAAGACATACGTGGAGGTAAAACCCCAAGCGGcagcagagaaagaaaaggcCGACACGGGTGAAGCCAAGGAGATGGAGAAAGAGGACGAGGCAGCCATGCCCCTGGAGAAGCCTGCTGTAAAAGAAGCTCAGAAGATAGAAAAAGGGGAGACGCAAGATCAAAAGACGCTAGAGAAGAAAGACAGCAAGAAGGAAAAGGCTGTCAAAGCAGACGGAGACAAGGCCAAAAAACCTTTGAAGGCTGCAACCAATGGAGGCAGCTCAACGGCAAGCAAGGACCTCACGACTGCAGACAGGAAGACCAAG CCGACTGCAGGTGCAACCAGACCAGCAGGCGCTGCCAAAACGGCTCCTGCTGGTGGTTCAGCCACAGCTGCCAACAAACGCCCCACACCCACTTCCACCAGCAGCAccacagacaaaaaaacaaccacactcAAGACAGCTTCCACAGTCACTGCCGGGCCTAAACGGCCCCCTGCCAGTTCCACCAGTCGCCCCTCATCCCAACCCTCCACCACCACAGGCACACGTGACGTTAAACCTAAG tccatcacagagaggCGTCCCCTGGTGCCGAAGTCCAGCATGAGTCAAACCGCCTCAGGCCCTGCTACCAAAAACGGAACAGCCAGCACTGCAGCCAGCAAAACCGCTTCATCAGTGCGCACAGCCGTGTCCACTCGCACAACAACTAATGCTTCAGCCAAAAAGCCTCTGG CCTCTAAAACAGACAGCAAGCCAGGAGAAGAGAAGAAGCCCACCACTGTTAGGACTTCAACAG CTGACTCTACCAAGCCCAAGCCCACTACCACCACCTCAAGGAGCACCCCTTTTACCACTGCTGCTTCTCGCACTCGAACAACAGCAGCCAAACCAGCTACGCTGTCCCCCAGCACGGCCACAGCACCAGAAAGGAAGCCCCTGGTGACCCGCACCACACGACCCGCTACATCAGCCTCATCTACCACAACAAGTACCACCTCGAGGCCCATGGCTCGACCCGGGACGGCGCCGGCCCCCGACATCCGCAATGTCCGATCAAAGATCGGCTCTACTGACAACATCAAGCACCAGCCTGGTGGCGGGAAG GTGTCCTCTGCTTCTCAGAAAAGAGGCGTCACCTCCAAAGAAAGCAGCCAGGGCAAA GTTCAGATAGTCTCCAAAAAGCTGGACTTCAGCCACGTCACCTCACGCTTGGGCTCCAAGGACAATATGAAGCATGTTCCAGGTGGAGGGAAT GTGCAGATACTCAACAAGAAGGTGGATGTAAGTAAGGTGACTTCAAAGTACGGCTCCAAGGACAACATCAAGCACAAGCCTG GCGGAGGTGTCATGAAGATCGAGTCCCACAAAGTGAACATAAGGGAAAAGGCTCAGCCCAAAGTGGGCTCACTGGACAATGTGAGCCACTCTCCTGGAGGAGGAAACGCCAAG GCTGAGGGACCCCAGGAGACTGAGGGGAGTGGAACTCCCATGATTGGCAACCTGACTCCAGCCCAGGGCCCCGAGCCAGGGCCTGGAGAGACCCCTAATGCCCAGGAGAATGGGCTGAAGGATGGAGCTCCCAGTGATGGTGAGGGTCTTCAAGAGCCACAGGCTCTGGACTCCCAAATGCCAGAGACAA GCATCTAA